TGAAGGGTCAAACCAACCTGCCAGGCAAGCTGAATGACCTGGATACGGTCACCAAAATTCTCAAAAATCATGACATTTTTGCTACAGATGCCGATGTATGGCTGTCCGCGCAGCTGGCTCATCCGGAACAACTGGCAGAAATCAACCCGGCGCAACTGACCCGCTGGCGCGATCAATTGCAGTACGCCAGTGGCGGTTTGCCGGTGAACTTTGCCGAAGCGCCAGTGCCACTAAAAGATGAAGGCGTGTTTCTGCGCTACCTGGTAGGCGTTGCGATCCAGAAGAAAACAGCGGCTCCGGCCGTCAAACTGGGTGGTCAGGTGAGTGCCTGGGGCGTGCCGCTGGCACAGGAACTGGGTAAACAATTGCAAACCGCTGGCGTTACCCTGTTTGCCATTCCACGGGTGCCGCAAACCTGGTTGGCAGCGCAGGAAAGCGGTCGGATCACGCAACTGGAAACCCGTTTGCAGGTGGCAGCCAGCAACGCACTGCGCAGCATTCGCACCGCAGGTCGCACGCCGGTGGTGACCATTGCCGCGCATGAGCCCGGTGAAATCCGCATTACCTTTAGCGCGCAAGAAGACAGCGAGCGTTGGGAAGGTTACGTCTGGCCATTGGCGCCGCTGGACGAAACCGAACAAGTGGTCGCCTTTGCCCGGGAGCTATTTGCCGAGTGCCACGTGGATGACCTGCGTTTTATCGACGCCGTGCAGCCTGACCGCATTGGCGAACTGCCGTTCTTTGTTACCGCACACATTGCACCAGCGGCGCATCATTAACCTGAACGCACTGACTGAGGGACTTACCCCATGAGCTTTTTCAAACATCATGTGTTTTTCTGTACCAACCAGCGTGGTCCAGGTGAAAGCAGCTGCAATGATTGCGGTGCTTCGCAGATGCAGGCCTATGCCAAAGATCGCGTAAAAGCACTCAAGCTCAATGGTCCGGGCAAGGTGCGTATCAACAAGGCGGGCTGTCTGGATCGCTGTGATGACGGCCCGGTGTTGGTTATCTATCCGGAAGGCACCTGGTACCGTTATGTGGACGAAGAAGATATCGATGAGATCGTCGATTCCCATCTGGTCAAAGGCCAGATCGTGGATCGGCTCAAGATTTAAGCTTCTGCTGACGTAAAAACAGAAACAGCCCCTTCTTGCAGGGGCTGTTTTCACGTTGTGGTCAGGTTATTGGCAAATACTCGCAACGCAGCCTATTGCACCGGGTGAGTTACAGGCTCGCGGCGCCAGACGGTCAGATCAACCGGCACGCCCAAAGTTGTGTTCAGATAAGTACGAAGGGCAATTTCATCCACTGTTGCCCCCTCTGCTGCCAACTGCAACGCCACGCTCAAGCGCCCGTCCACATAATGCAGGGTGATATCCCAATCGCAGGGCGACAATTGCGTCAGTGCGCTGGCCAGCACGCCCAACACTTGTTCACGGGCAGGTAGTCTGGGGTCGATGGATTCGGTCTGTTCACGCGGATCGATATGAATCTGCACATCCAGCACCGGAAAATGCGCCAATACGGCTTGCCGCGCCAGCACCGCAATGTGGTGGCCTTCGCTCACGCTGATGCGCGGGGCGACTTCCAGATGGGCATCCACCAGCGCCTGATCGCCCATTTTTCGGGTTCGCAGATCATGTACATCCAGCACGCCGGGCGTGGTTTCCAGCGCCTGGCGAATCTTGTGTACGTCATCCAGCGGCAAAGCGCGGTCCATCAGGTCATTGAGCGCATCCCAGCTGAACGACCAGCCCATGCGCCCCACTACCACCGCCACAATCACCGCGGCCAACGGGTCCAGCACCGGATAACCGGCTAGATTGCCCGCCACGCCCACCAGCACCACTACGGAAGAAGCCGCATCGGAGCGCGCATGCCAGGCATTGGCGACCAGCATGGACGAATTCACTCGCTTGGCTTCGCGCAGCATGTAGCGAAACAACGACTCTTTGGTGACGATGGCGATCACGGCGATCCACAGCGCAATGGCATGCACCTTGGGGATCAGTTCATGATTCTGGATTTTGCCAACGGCACCCCACAGCATGCCTGCTGCGACCACCAGCAAGATCACACCCAGCGCCAGCGAAGCGGCATTCTCGAAGCGTGCGTGGCCGTACTGATGATCGTCATCGGCGGCTTTGTGGCTGTGTTTGTTGGCGAACAGCACCACAAAATCGGCCACCAGATCGGACAGCGAATGCAAACCATCCGCAATCAAACCTTGCGAGTGGGCGAACACGCCGACCACGATCTGCCCGGCGCCTAACACCAGATTCACCCAGGCGCTAACCCAGGATGTACGCGATGCCACGGCCTGGCGCAACTCACTGGTCAGGCCGGGACTCTCAAGCGGGTGGTCCGATCTTTGCATCAGGAATCCGCAGTGTTGGTTTCTTCTTCGTCTTGCTCAGGCAAAGCGATCAGCCCGGTATGGAAGCCGTATTCGTAGACTTCGCCATAGCGGCCCCACTCGATGGCCACTTGCAGCACGCGCTCGGCTTCCTCCTGATCCAGCGATTCGCGCAGCAGCTTGAGGAAAGCCTGTTCTGGCAATTCGCCCGATTCGGTTTGCTCCAGGCTGTGGCGGATATGCGCGGCCAGCGGCACATGCGTCAGCAGTTGTTGACCAAAAATCTCCTGGCGCATGGTGTTTTCGGCCTGCACGTAACGATGGCCCAGCGGCGTAATGGCGATATCGCCATGCGCCACTTGCGCCAGCCCCAGCAATTGCAGGGCTTCGGCCAGGGGCAGCAACTCATCATCGGTCAGCTCGGTTTCTTCACCCAGCGCTGGCAAGTCGGCACGGCCATTGAATGGCGGCTCGGACAACAGCTCCAGCAAGCTCTCCATGCGACTGACGTCGGCTTCCGGCAAGCGGTAGGCCAACGGCAATTCGTGCGTGCCCTCGGTGGTGCGACCAGCGCGCGCGCGAGCGGTCATCAAGGCGTAGACCTCATCGATGAGGCTGCGCACTTCGACGCTTTCCGGATTACGCGGACGCGGTAGTGAGATGCGCAACTCGGCGCGCACCCGGCCCGGATCGCTGGCGAAAATCAGTACGCGGTCGGCCATCAGTACGGCCTCTTCGATATTGTGCGACACCACCAGAATGCCCTTCATGGGCGTCTGTTTGCTTTCCCACAGCTCCAGCATATCGTCGCGCAGTTGCTCGCCGGTCAGCACGTCCAGTGCGGAGAAGGCTTCGTCCATCAGCAGGATATCGGGTTCAACCACCAGCGCCCGCGCAATGCCCACACGCTGACGCATGCCACCCGACAATTCGCGCGGCAAGGCGCCGTTAAAGCCGGACAAGCCAATCAGCTCGATCGCATCTTCAGCACGTTTTTCGCGTTCTTCCTGCTGCACGCCGCGTGCTTCCAGACCCAATTCGACGTTTTGCTGCACGGTTAACCAGGGGAACAAGGCAAACGACTGAAACACCATCGAGACGCCACGGGTTGGGCCATACAACGGCTGGCCGCGATATTGCACATCGCCTTTGTCGGCAGAAATCAATCCGGCCATCAAGCGCAGCAGGGTCGACTTACCCGAGCCGGACTGGCCCAGCAACGCCACGATCTCGCCCTCTTGCAGGACAAAATCCACGTCTTCCAGCACCGCGCGTTGCGAGCCGTCGGCAGAACGAAACGACTTGCCGACACCTTTCAGTTCAATCAATGCATTCGCCATTCTTTTCTCCTCTACGCCTGCTTGGTGGCGCGGGGTTAGTACGCTTTGTCAGTTCAGGCGGCCAGCCGACGCTGGCCACTCAAATTCGGAATACCTGCTTGCTGGCGCGCCAGTGCATCAGAAGTGCATGCGTTCTTCAGCAATGCGATACAGGCGGCGCCACAAGAAGTGATTCAGCCCCATCACAAATACGCACATCACGCCGATACCCAGCGCGATACGTGGAAAGTCCCCCACGGCGGTCATGTGGGCAATGTAACTACCCAAGCCATGCGCTTCGAGCGTGGTATGGCCCCAGCTCACGTATTCGGCCACGATACTGGCGTTCCATGAACCACCACTGGCGGTAATGGCGCCAGTCACAAAGCTTGGGAACACCGCTGGCAGCATGTAGCGCTTCCATTTCAGCCAGCCGCTCAAACCAATATTTTGCGCTGCATAACGCAACTCGGTCGGAATACTCGACGCGCCGGCGATCACGTTGAACAGGATGTACCACTGCGTGCCCAGAATGATCAGCGGCGACAACCAGATATCCGGATTCAGGTTCAGCTTGACGATAATCACCACCGCCAGCGGGAATACCAGATTGGCCGGAAAAGCCGCCAGGAACTGCGCTACCGCCTGCAAGCGATCAGCCCAGCGTGGGTTCATGCCTATCCACACCCCAATCGGCACCCACACCACCGCAGCTAGCGCGATCAGGATCATCACGCGGATCAAGGTGTAAATACCCAGCAAGAACACGTGCCCCACTTCGCCGATACCCACTTCGCCCAGAATGAAGTAACCCAGGCGATACACTGCAAACAAACTCAGCGCGGCGATAATGGCGTCGAACACGCGTTCAGCGGTGGAGCTACGGGTAGACACCCGCGCCATAATCGATGTGCCGTCATGCTTTTTACGGAAGTATTTGAAGCTGCGGTCAATCAGCGTCAGCGCCCAGCGTACGGTGCCTTGCATTCGGTCGGTACGACGCAGCCAGGTCAGCAACCACGACTGTTGAGCCGAGCCACCGCCGGTTTCTTCAAAACGGAACTTGTCTGCCCAAGCCAGCAGCGGGCGGAAGAACAATTGGTCGTACAACAAAATGCCGATCAGCATCGCCAGAATCGCCCAGCCGATGGCGGTCAGGTTTTGCGCCTG
This genomic interval from Silvimonas soli contains the following:
- a CDS encoding (2Fe-2S) ferredoxin domain-containing protein translates to MSFFKHHVFFCTNQRGPGESSCNDCGASQMQAYAKDRVKALKLNGPGKVRINKAGCLDRCDDGPVLVIYPEGTWYRYVDEEDIDEIVDSHLVKGQIVDRLKI
- a CDS encoding cation diffusion facilitator family transporter, translating into MQRSDHPLESPGLTSELRQAVASRTSWVSAWVNLVLGAGQIVVGVFAHSQGLIADGLHSLSDLVADFVVLFANKHSHKAADDDHQYGHARFENAASLALGVILLVVAAGMLWGAVGKIQNHELIPKVHAIALWIAVIAIVTKESLFRYMLREAKRVNSSMLVANAWHARSDAASSVVVLVGVAGNLAGYPVLDPLAAVIVAVVVGRMGWSFSWDALNDLMDRALPLDDVHKIRQALETTPGVLDVHDLRTRKMGDQALVDAHLEVAPRISVSEGHHIAVLARQAVLAHFPVLDVQIHIDPREQTESIDPRLPAREQVLGVLASALTQLSPCDWDITLHYVDGRLSVALQLAAEGATVDEIALRTYLNTTLGVPVDLTVWRREPVTHPVQ
- a CDS encoding nitrate/sulfonate/bicarbonate ABC transporter ATP-binding protein, translating into MANALIELKGVGKSFRSADGSQRAVLEDVDFVLQEGEIVALLGQSGSGKSTLLRLMAGLISADKGDVQYRGQPLYGPTRGVSMVFQSFALFPWLTVQQNVELGLEARGVQQEEREKRAEDAIELIGLSGFNGALPRELSGGMRQRVGIARALVVEPDILLMDEAFSALDVLTGEQLRDDMLELWESKQTPMKGILVVSHNIEEAVLMADRVLIFASDPGRVRAELRISLPRPRNPESVEVRSLIDEVYALMTARARAGRTTEGTHELPLAYRLPEADVSRMESLLELLSEPPFNGRADLPALGEETELTDDELLPLAEALQLLGLAQVAHGDIAITPLGHRYVQAENTMRQEIFGQQLLTHVPLAAHIRHSLEQTESGELPEQAFLKLLRESLDQEEAERVLQVAIEWGRYGEVYEYGFHTGLIALPEQDEEETNTADS
- a CDS encoding ABC transporter permease; translation: MMNLNRFQYLPRQVVESGNRWDWALLPLVLSALVLLGYGASQMATPYQLGQTLAISLDPTYLPYYLLRTILRMFIAMAASLVFACVFAALAAKVRAAEKVLIPLLDILQSIPILGFLSITVTGFIALFPGNLLGVECAAIFAIFTSQAWNMAFSLYQSLKTVPTELQEAARVFQMSGWHRFWRLELPFAMPGLLWNMMMSMSGGWFFVVASEAISVSNQDIKLPGMGSYIAAAIQAQNLTAIGWAILAMLIGILLYDQLFFRPLLAWADKFRFEETGGGSAQQSWLLTWLRRTDRMQGTVRWALTLIDRSFKYFRKKHDGTSIMARVSTRSSTAERVFDAIIAALSLFAVYRLGYFILGEVGIGEVGHVFLLGIYTLIRVMILIALAAVVWVPIGVWIGMNPRWADRLQAVAQFLAAFPANLVFPLAVVIIVKLNLNPDIWLSPLIILGTQWYILFNVIAGASSIPTELRYAAQNIGLSGWLKWKRYMLPAVFPSFVTGAITASGGSWNASIVAEYVSWGHTTLEAHGLGSYIAHMTAVGDFPRIALGIGVMCVFVMGLNHFLWRRLYRIAEERMHF